The following coding sequences lie in one Phycisphaerae bacterium genomic window:
- a CDS encoding PQQ-binding-like beta-propeller repeat protein, which translates to MSQLTSRCGRVSPGMGWMVVVMAASMTVGGWAHAAGSADDLAGLGATPAADVAWQVRLPMGHLASVRSYQLIEGYVCATCSDGAVRTFRADTGEYLWTAQLAKELDTLYPPVVWHAASGDRLVVTLARAAVVLDPASGREMTRIRLPLANLAPVALSRDQVFQVGPQGWVWCLTVDRSRLLWQSGLGKHVRLAPVYAPAADAVVLADIQGNVGALGSDKTTLFYRTLDGAAQGWLAVDGGVVYIATSNADLHALDLSDGGVLWKYRLIDRPAGGPVVTRESVYQATRSGLHRIGLARRTIAPPAAGPTSAPATESAETVADARVAETPLASPPAAEDAESAVKSPTTAPATAIAQRPTPRFGTSWIDPEAVQFLAEWPQGTVVLHANGRLALVNPVSGKISEFADSVTATEGLPNPYNDAVLLTNAHGEVRCIRPMRTQPLTLAAFRAPAGRVMVREKKPDHSATPPKDEPAALPVVTANDAASAPAESGEEAKAATVPGRTSDQILLLDPLRSERRLRK; encoded by the coding sequence ATGAGCCAGCTGACCAGCAGGTGCGGACGTGTCTCGCCGGGAATGGGGTGGATGGTCGTGGTCATGGCCGCCTCGATGACCGTCGGCGGTTGGGCCCATGCGGCCGGATCTGCCGATGACCTCGCCGGCCTGGGGGCCACACCCGCCGCCGACGTCGCTTGGCAGGTGCGACTGCCCATGGGGCATCTCGCCTCCGTCCGCTCCTACCAACTGATCGAGGGCTACGTCTGTGCCACTTGCTCGGATGGGGCGGTCAGGACCTTCCGGGCGGATACGGGAGAGTATCTCTGGACTGCTCAGCTGGCCAAGGAACTCGATACCCTTTATCCGCCAGTGGTCTGGCACGCGGCTTCAGGCGATCGATTGGTCGTGACCCTCGCACGCGCGGCCGTGGTTCTCGATCCCGCCAGTGGCCGCGAAATGACTCGTATCCGCCTTCCGCTCGCCAATCTGGCCCCGGTGGCGCTGTCCCGCGATCAGGTCTTTCAGGTCGGGCCGCAAGGCTGGGTATGGTGTCTGACCGTCGACCGGAGCAGGCTCCTGTGGCAGTCTGGCCTGGGCAAACACGTCCGCCTCGCTCCGGTTTACGCCCCGGCCGCAGACGCGGTCGTTCTCGCCGATATCCAGGGCAATGTCGGGGCACTGGGCTCCGACAAGACCACCTTGTTCTACCGGACGCTGGACGGCGCGGCCCAGGGATGGCTTGCGGTCGACGGGGGAGTTGTGTACATCGCCACGTCAAACGCCGACCTCCACGCACTCGATCTTTCGGACGGGGGAGTCCTTTGGAAGTACCGGTTGATCGATCGACCCGCTGGCGGCCCGGTGGTGACTCGAGAGAGCGTCTATCAGGCGACCAGAAGCGGGCTGCATCGCATCGGTCTTGCTCGCCGCACCATAGCCCCACCTGCCGCCGGACCGACCAGCGCTCCCGCGACCGAATCTGCCGAGACCGTTGCCGACGCCCGGGTGGCCGAGACGCCCCTCGCAAGTCCGCCGGCGGCCGAGGACGCCGAGTCAGCCGTAAAGTCGCCGACCACCGCCCCTGCAACCGCGATAGCCCAGCGCCCCACGCCCAGGTTTGGGACCAGTTGGATCGATCCCGAGGCGGTGCAGTTCCTGGCCGAGTGGCCCCAGGGAACCGTGGTCCTGCACGCCAACGGCCGGCTCGCTCTGGTCAACCCCGTCTCCGGCAAGATCAGCGAGTTCGCCGATTCTGTCACCGCGACCGAGGGCCTGCCCAACCCCTACAACGATGCTGTCCTGCTGACCAACGCCCACGGCGAGGTTCGCTGCATTCGCCCGATGAGAACCCAACCCCTGACCCTGGCGGCGTTCCGAGCTCCCGCCGGCCGGGTGATGGTCCGCGAGAAGAAGCCTGATCACTCCGCAACGCCTCCCAAGGATGAGCCCGCTGCCTTGCCGGTGGTCACGGCCAATGATGCCGCCAGTGCACCGGCCGAGAGCGGCGAGGAAGCCAAGGCCGCAACCGTCCCAGGCAGGACGTCCGATCAGATACTCCTCCTCGATCCGCTTCGCTCTGAGCGCCGACTCCGCAAGTAG